AAAATTTGGAAGGAGAATATATGTAGAAAGAGAACAGAAATTAAAGTCTCTTTCATCTTATGAGTGGAATAACCCAAAGTTGCAGCTTACAGAACGAGAAAAACAATACTTTTTAAAAAGAAAAGAATATTGTCCTTTTCGCAAAATAGATTACGATTACTACGATTTTATTGAACCATGGAGGTTTATTTTAAGAATAAAACCCAATATGATTACGCATTACAAACCTGTAAATGCAGATTTGGAAAAAGAATATGCAGAAATAGAATTTTATGTAAAGCAATATAAAGTTCAGGGAATTATTCAGAAGAAAATTTATGGTAAATCAAATTCATGGAAAATTAAATATGAATCTGATCTGAACGAAAGTGAAAAATACTTTCGCTACAAAATGTCAGCAACTGCGTTTGCCGACTATTTTATGGACGAATAAGTCCAATAAATGTTTAAAACAAAAACAATGGGAAATTTAAAACTTAAAGGAAAAGATATATTAAAATTAGGCTATCCAAACAATCAGAGCGTGAACATCGCTTTAGAAGTCATGAAAAGAAATTTTGCAACCAAAAATATTCATTATGTGAAATCTCTTTTAAAGGAAATTCAACAAAATCCGGAACAATTTGAAAAAGATTTAACCTTCGGACAGATTGCAGAAGCTTTACTTTCATCCAAAAAAACTGAAAAAAGAATGCTCAATACAAACCGTGCATCTTTCCAGATTTTCGGTAACAATATTTCGGATGAAGCAAAAAACCAGTTGTACACTGCATTGAAATTGCCAATTGCCACGCAAGGTGCTTTAATGCCCGATGCACACAGCGGTTATGGACTTCCGATCGGCGGAGTTTTGGCGGTAGAAAATGCCGTAATTCCTTACGGAGTCGGGATGGATATTGGCTGTAGAATGTCGCTCAGTATTTTGGATACTCCTATTTCATATCTTGACGGAGCGAGAGATAAATATGAAAAAGCTCTTGCTGAACATACCAAATTTGGAATGTACGAAACACATAAATCTCACGTTGGCCACGAAATTTTCGAGAGAGATACGTTTGATTTAATTCCGATTTTAAGAAGACTAAAAGGAAAAGCCATCAAACAAATGGGAAGTTCCGGCGGCGGAAATCACTTTGTAGAATTCGGAGAAGTAGAAATCACAGAAGAAGACAAACAAATCGGGCTTCCAAAAGGAAAATATCTCGGAATTCTTTCACACAGCGGCTCTCGTGGATTGGGAGCAGAAATCGCTCAATATTATTCGAGAGTGGCGACAGAGCAATGTCCGTTACCAAAAGAAGCGCAAAACTTTGCGTGGCTGGATTTGAATACGCATCTCGGTTTAGAATATTGGACGGCGATGAATCTCGCGGGAGATTACGCTTCGGCTTGTCACGACGACATTCACCGAAGATTGGTAAAAGCCGTCGGAGGAAGGGTAAAAGCCAGAATTGAAAACCATCACAATTTTGCTTGGAAAGAAATCCATAACGGAAAAGAAGTGATCGTTCACAGAAAAGGCGCAACTCCAGCCAACGAAAATGAATTGGGAATGATTCCCGGATCAATGACTGCAAAAGGCTTTATCGTTCGTGGAAAAGGAAATCCGGATTCTTTGAAATCAGCTTCTCACGGAGCCGGAAGAGCTCATTCTAGAGGAGAATGCAGAAATCTTTTCACTCAAAATGACATTAAAAAAGAATTAAAAATTAAAAATGTCACTTTGATGGGCGGAAATACAGAAGAAGCACCTATGGCGTACAAAGACATCAACGAAGTGATGAATGCACAAAGTGAATTGGTTGATATTCTGGGAACTTTCCAGCCTCGAATTGTGAGAATGGATAAGTAAAATGGTTGTTAGTTTTTAGTTGATGGTTGTAAGAATTTTTAACGCCATCAACTGACAACCATCAACAAACAACAAAAATTAGTAAAATGGGAGCACCACATAATATAAAAAGATACGGTGAAGTCTGGCCGGAATTTAGAATTCAAAACGAACTCGAAATATTAGAAAAATTAAAAAATAAAGTCATTTTATCAGGAGGTTGGGCGTGGCATTTTATGTCTGAAGTAGGGCATACGGAATACAAACATGCACATGATCATAAGGATATTGATGTTTTTGTAAATAAAGAAAATGTGGCTGAAGTGGTTATGATTCTTCAGCAGGAAGGTTTTCAGAAAGTCTGGACAAGATATGATCATCTTCCAAGCGAAGAAAATTTTCGCAGATATGAGAAAACAATCGAAATGGAAAACGGAAAATTTCACAGAATTACAATCGATTTCTTTGAAAGAAGTGATTTGGAAACTGTCGAAGCAAACGGATTCACTGTTGTAAAACCTGATGTTTTGCTTTCATTTTACAGAAACATTCATTCCAGCGATAAATGTTGGGCAGTGATGGCTGCAAAAGATTTATTGGAAAAAGGAATTGATCCTGTCGGTCATCCAAGATTAAGTGAAATACCAAAATAACAATGGACAAATTAATACAAATAACCTCAGGAAGAGGACCTTTAGAATGTCAATGGGTAGTTGCCAAAGTTCTGAAGGCTTTTCTTGAGGAAACAAAACATAACAAGATAGATTACGAAATCATCCACCGTGAAAATGGTGATGAAAACCTGACTTTTAAGTCAGTAACGCTACTTTTAAAATCAAAAAATGTAAATGAATTTTTAAAAACTTGGTTAGGAAGTATTTGCTGGATTGGGAAAAGTACCTTCCGAAAATTACATAAAAGAAGCAATTGGTTTATCGGGATTTTTGAACTGGAGGGTTTGGAGAAAATTAATTTCAACGAAAAAGATATTCAGTTTCAGACGACGAGAAGTCAGGGAAGTGGCGGACAAAATGTGAATAAAGTCAACACGGCTGTTCGTGCAACTCATATTCCGACCGGGCAAAGTGTTTTTGTACAGGATACGCGTTCCCAATTGGAGAATAAAAAACTTTCGATTGAAAGATTGAAAGAAAAAGTTTTGGAACAGAATATCATTCAGCTTCAAAAAAGAATGCAGGAAACTTGGAATAATCATTTGCAGGTGCAAAGAGGAAACCCAATCCGAACATTTTCGGGAACGGATTTTAAAAAGAATTATCAGGAGAAATCTTTCAAAAAAGAAAGAAATCAACTGAAAAATGAATTAAAAAACTACAGAAATGACCTTAACTAAAAGTAAATATTATTTCGAAGCTTTGGATAATTATCCTTATAGCTTGCCGGATTGTCTGGAAGCATTGAATTATGCGCTGTCTTACGATCCTGAAGATGCAGATTCCCTTTGTCTGATGGGAAGAATCTACAGCGAAATGCTCATCGATTACGAAAAAGGAAAGCTCTATTTTGAAGAGGCGATGCAATGTGATGTTACGAATCTTAATACGCCAAAATATTACATTAAATGTCTTTTGGATAATGAAGATTTGCAGGAAGCTGAAAAGCTGATTAACTATTCTTTGAAAATAAAAGGAATTGATAAAGCGACTATCTGGTTTTACAGATCTCTGCTTTCCGAAAAAAGAGGAAGCTTTCCGAATGCTTTAAAATTTTTAACTGAAGCTGAAAAATATTGTTTCTCGTCGCATAGTTTGGATGTTGTAAAAGAGCGCAAGAAATTTATAAAATCTAAAATGCCCAAGAAAAAATCTAAAAACAAGAAGGAGACGAAATAAGTCTCCTTTTTTTGTAAATTTAATTTATGAAACACTATTTATTTTTGATTCTATTGCTATTGATTTCCTGCAAAAAGAACGAAGCGAGAAAAGA
Above is a genomic segment from Chryseobacterium mulctrae containing:
- a CDS encoding nucleotidyltransferase family protein; amino-acid sequence: MGAPHNIKRYGEVWPEFRIQNELEILEKLKNKVILSGGWAWHFMSEVGHTEYKHAHDHKDIDVFVNKENVAEVVMILQQEGFQKVWTRYDHLPSEENFRRYEKTIEMENGKFHRITIDFFERSDLETVEANGFTVVKPDVLLSFYRNIHSSDKCWAVMAAKDLLEKGIDPVGHPRLSEIPK
- the prfH gene encoding peptide chain release factor H; the encoded protein is MDKLIQITSGRGPLECQWVVAKVLKAFLEETKHNKIDYEIIHRENGDENLTFKSVTLLLKSKNVNEFLKTWLGSICWIGKSTFRKLHKRSNWFIGIFELEGLEKINFNEKDIQFQTTRSQGSGGQNVNKVNTAVRATHIPTGQSVFVQDTRSQLENKKLSIERLKEKVLEQNIIQLQKRMQETWNNHLQVQRGNPIRTFSGTDFKKNYQEKSFKKERNQLKNELKNYRNDLN
- a CDS encoding RtcB family protein, with translation MGNLKLKGKDILKLGYPNNQSVNIALEVMKRNFATKNIHYVKSLLKEIQQNPEQFEKDLTFGQIAEALLSSKKTEKRMLNTNRASFQIFGNNISDEAKNQLYTALKLPIATQGALMPDAHSGYGLPIGGVLAVENAVIPYGVGMDIGCRMSLSILDTPISYLDGARDKYEKALAEHTKFGMYETHKSHVGHEIFERDTFDLIPILRRLKGKAIKQMGSSGGGNHFVEFGEVEITEEDKQIGLPKGKYLGILSHSGSRGLGAEIAQYYSRVATEQCPLPKEAQNFAWLDLNTHLGLEYWTAMNLAGDYASACHDDIHRRLVKAVGGRVKARIENHHNFAWKEIHNGKEVIVHRKGATPANENELGMIPGSMTAKGFIVRGKGNPDSLKSASHGAGRAHSRGECRNLFTQNDIKKELKIKNVTLMGGNTEEAPMAYKDINEVMNAQSELVDILGTFQPRIVRMDK
- a CDS encoding tetratricopeptide repeat protein, producing MTLTKSKYYFEALDNYPYSLPDCLEALNYALSYDPEDADSLCLMGRIYSEMLIDYEKGKLYFEEAMQCDVTNLNTPKYYIKCLLDNEDLQEAEKLINYSLKIKGIDKATIWFYRSLLSEKRGSFPNALKFLTEAEKYCFSSHSLDVVKERKKFIKSKMPKKKSKNKKETK